Proteins co-encoded in one Flavobacterium sp. M31R6 genomic window:
- a CDS encoding restriction endonuclease subunit S, with protein sequence MEVKLKEIANIQFGYYGQPSKKGTIPYLQAKHFNEFGQYIVENDTYLEEDQKVTANLLQNEDILFVAKGFRFFATLYKEELGKAIASSIFFILRTDKTRIIPAYLVSVLNLPKNILHFQQSGAGSTIPSIRKNELADFTFNLIPLEEQQKVVALQELYLKDMELTNNIIKEKQKLFQTTISTIIK encoded by the coding sequence ATGGAAGTTAAGTTAAAAGAAATTGCAAATATTCAGTTCGGATATTACGGACAACCCAGTAAAAAAGGCACTATTCCGTATTTACAAGCAAAACATTTCAATGAATTTGGACAATATATTGTAGAAAACGACACCTATTTAGAAGAAGACCAAAAAGTAACAGCAAATCTTTTGCAAAATGAAGATATTCTTTTCGTGGCAAAAGGATTTCGCTTTTTTGCCACATTGTATAAGGAAGAGCTTGGTAAGGCAATTGCATCATCCATATTTTTTATTTTACGAACTGATAAAACTAGAATCATTCCGGCTTATTTGGTTTCAGTACTCAATCTTCCTAAAAACATATTGCATTTTCAGCAGTCAGGTGCAGGAAGTACAATTCCATCCATTCGCAAAAATGAATTAGCAGATTTTACATTTAATCTAATACCATTAGAAGAACAACAAAAAGTGGTAGCATTACAGGAATTATATCTAAAAGATATGGAGCTTACCAATAACATTATCAAAGAAAAACAAAAATTATTTCAAACGACAATTTCAACAATTATAAAATAA
- the mobC gene encoding conjugal transfer protein MobC, giving the protein MQGEDDLRGLAKIMAFMRAVSILIVLMHFYWFCYGFFLERSWTLEVVNKILRNFDRTVNLFSHTLYTKIFALLLLALSCLGTKGVKNEKITWSKIYMTLGIGFVLFFLNTPLLKLSLNIATFLYILTTGLGYISLMVTGVWISRLLRTNLMDDVFNNENESFMQETKLMENEYSVNLPTKFWYNKKQHNGWINIVNPFRATIVLGTPGSGKSYAVVNNYIKQHIEKGFSMYIYDFKFDDLSTIAYNHLLIYSDKYKVKPKFYIINFDDPRKSHRCNPLNPDFMTDISDAYEAAYTIMLNLNRSWIQKQGDFFVESPIILLAAIIWFLKIYENGKYCTFPHAIELLNKKYSDVFTILTSYSDLENYLSPFMDAWQGGAQDQLQGQIASAKIPLSRMISPQLYWVMTGDDFSLDINNPKEPKILCVGNNPDRQNIYSAALGLYNSRIVKLINKKGQLKSSVIIDELPTIYFRGLDNLIATARSNKVAVCLGFQDFSQLTRDYGDKESKVIQNTVGNIFSGQVVGETAKTLSERFGKVLQKRQSLSINRNDTSTSISTQLDSLIPASKISTLTQGVFVGAVSDNFDERIEQKIFHAEIVVDNGKVAAETKAYQKIPEILFFVNDTGEDMMKQEIEANYRQIKLDIIQVIATELERIKNDPDLQHLVQKDKPKGNV; this is encoded by the coding sequence ATGCAGGGAGAAGACGATTTAAGAGGTTTAGCCAAGATTATGGCATTTATGAGAGCGGTAAGTATACTGATTGTGCTGATGCACTTTTACTGGTTCTGTTATGGGTTCTTTTTAGAAAGAAGCTGGACACTGGAGGTAGTCAATAAAATATTGAGAAACTTTGATCGAACGGTGAACCTGTTTTCCCATACGCTTTACACCAAAATATTTGCTTTGCTCTTGCTGGCTTTGAGTTGTTTGGGAACAAAAGGTGTCAAGAATGAAAAAATAACATGGTCTAAAATATATATGACGTTGGGAATTGGGTTTGTGCTGTTTTTTCTGAACACACCCTTATTAAAACTGTCATTAAACATCGCTACATTTCTTTATATCCTTACCACAGGTTTGGGCTATATCTCGCTGATGGTAACAGGAGTTTGGATTAGCCGGCTGCTCCGTACCAACCTAATGGACGATGTATTCAATAATGAGAATGAAAGTTTTATGCAGGAAACCAAACTAATGGAAAACGAGTATTCCGTGAATCTGCCGACTAAGTTCTGGTACAACAAAAAACAGCATAATGGATGGATTAATATTGTAAATCCTTTTAGGGCAACAATTGTATTAGGCACACCCGGTTCGGGCAAATCATATGCTGTTGTAAACAACTATATCAAACAGCATATTGAGAAAGGGTTTTCAATGTACATCTATGATTTTAAATTCGACGACCTTTCTACAATTGCATATAACCATTTGCTAATATACTCGGATAAATACAAAGTAAAACCTAAATTCTACATCATTAATTTTGATGATCCAAGAAAAAGTCATCGTTGTAATCCCCTCAATCCTGATTTCATGACTGATATTTCCGATGCTTACGAAGCAGCTTACACCATTATGCTGAACCTAAACCGAAGCTGGATACAGAAACAGGGAGATTTTTTCGTAGAATCTCCAATCATATTATTGGCTGCCATCATTTGGTTTCTTAAAATCTATGAAAACGGCAAATACTGTACGTTTCCTCACGCCATTGAATTACTAAATAAAAAGTATTCTGACGTGTTTACTATTCTGACTTCCTATTCTGATCTAGAAAATTATCTATCACCTTTTATGGATGCTTGGCAAGGTGGCGCACAAGACCAGTTGCAGGGACAGATAGCATCTGCAAAAATCCCTTTGTCAAGAATGATTTCACCTCAGCTTTATTGGGTTATGACCGGTGATGATTTTTCATTAGACATCAATAATCCCAAAGAACCGAAAATATTATGTGTAGGCAACAATCCAGATCGACAAAATATTTACTCTGCTGCGCTGGGGTTGTATAATTCTCGTATTGTAAAACTCATTAATAAGAAAGGACAGTTAAAGAGTTCTGTCATTATAGATGAGCTGCCGACAATCTACTTTCGAGGACTCGATAACCTTATTGCAACAGCACGAAGCAATAAAGTTGCGGTTTGTTTGGGATTTCAGGATTTTTCACAATTAACCCGTGATTATGGAGACAAAGAAAGTAAGGTTATACAAAATACTGTAGGTAATATATTCAGTGGCCAAGTGGTAGGAGAAACAGCAAAAACTCTTTCGGAACGTTTTGGGAAAGTATTACAGAAAAGACAAAGTTTATCAATCAACCGTAATGATACGTCAACATCAATTTCTACTCAATTGGACAGCCTCATTCCTGCATCTAAAATTTCCACATTGACCCAAGGTGTTTTTGTAGGAGCTGTATCGGACAATTTTGATGAACGTATCGAGCAGAAAATCTTCCATGCTGAAATTGTTGTCGATAACGGAAAAGTAGCAGCCGAAACTAAAGCTTATCAAAAAATACCGGAAATTTTATTTTTTGTAAATGACACAGGAGAAGATATGATGAAGCAGGAAATCGAAGCTAATTACAGACAAATAAAACTGGATATTATTCAGGTTATTGCGACTGAATTGGAGCGTATTAAAAATGATCCTGATTTACAGCATTTGGTGCAAAAAGATAAGCCCAAAGGCAATGTATAA
- a CDS encoding restriction endonuclease subunit S has protein sequence MKVETKTKKHTENMISKFTDIGKVYNGWEAKELGYFLDYVQPTNFISKYIEKEKSSVNCIPVLTAGKSFILGYTSNNDKTFNKLPIILFDDFTTDNKYVDFPFQIRSSAAKILVPKENNDFDFKFVFNAMQQINFISSDHKRYWISEYQLLTIPFPSIQEQQKIASILTTWDIAINKSILILEELIKQKKWLAYNLLFNKKKNNKNEVINLVSLSKLLNRVKNPLTPDPQKYYKQIGIRSHTKGIFYKEEVSGLSLGNKSVFHIEANCFILNIVFAWEHAIAKTTLNEVGMIASHRFPMFKPVADELNLDYLLHFFKSQKGKNLLGLASPGGAGRNKTLGQSEFLKLKIPVPNIKEQKIIAEVLDKVDEEILLYKEKITNLQLQKKGLMQQLLTGKVRVKI, from the coding sequence ATGAAAGTAGAAACTAAAACTAAAAAACATACCGAAAACATGATTAGTAAATTTACTGATATAGGAAAGGTCTATAATGGTTGGGAAGCTAAAGAACTTGGATATTTTTTAGATTATGTTCAACCAACTAACTTCATTTCTAAATATATTGAAAAAGAAAAATCTAGTGTAAATTGTATTCCAGTTTTGACAGCAGGTAAATCTTTTATTTTAGGATATACAAGTAATAATGATAAAACATTTAACAAACTTCCAATTATTTTATTTGATGATTTTACAACAGACAATAAATATGTTGATTTCCCTTTTCAGATTCGTTCATCTGCTGCAAAAATATTAGTTCCAAAAGAGAATAATGATTTTGATTTCAAGTTTGTTTTCAATGCGATGCAACAAATAAATTTTATCTCATCAGACCATAAAAGATATTGGATTTCAGAGTATCAGTTATTGACAATTCCTTTTCCATCAATACAAGAACAACAAAAAATAGCATCCATACTTACTACTTGGGATATTGCAATTAACAAAAGCATATTGATATTAGAAGAATTAATAAAACAAAAAAAATGGTTAGCATATAATTTATTATTTAATAAAAAAAAGAATAATAAGAATGAGGTCATTAATCTTGTTTCGCTTTCGAAATTATTAAATAGAGTTAAAAACCCTTTAACACCAGATCCTCAAAAATATTATAAACAGATTGGTATTCGTTCCCATACTAAAGGTATTTTTTATAAAGAAGAAGTAAGTGGTCTGAGTCTTGGAAATAAATCAGTTTTTCATATTGAAGCAAACTGTTTTATTTTAAATATTGTATTTGCATGGGAGCATGCAATAGCAAAAACCACATTAAATGAGGTCGGAATGATTGCATCTCATAGATTTCCGATGTTTAAGCCTGTGGCTGATGAATTAAATTTAGATTATCTATTGCATTTTTTTAAATCTCAAAAAGGTAAAAATTTATTGGGTTTAGCCTCTCCAGGAGGTGCCGGTAGAAATAAAACATTAGGGCAAAGTGAATTTTTAAAGTTAAAAATACCTGTTCCAAATATTAAAGAACAGAAAATTATTGCAGAAGTACTGGACAAGGTAGATGAAGAGATTTTATTATATAAAGAAAAGATAACAAACCTACAATTACAGAAAAAAGGATTGATGCAACAATTATTAACAGGTAAAGTGAGAGTAAAAATCTAA
- a CDS encoding class I SAM-dependent DNA methyltransferase, which translates to MAENKITQKEINNIVWKACDTLRPVMGSEQYKDYILTLLFIKYLSDVWKDKVEQYRIKYPDNEEMVKRQLQRERFILPEISNFDYLFQNRNEPNIGEIIDIGLTALEDANRSKLAMVFRSISFNSETVFGQTKQRNAIMKNLLVDFSELDLQPSHLKNNDVIGDSYEFLISKFAGESGKKSGEFYTPSEVSTLLAKLLDPQPGNRMCDPTAGSGSLLIKMADEIEGKNYSLYGQENNGSTWALCRMNMFLHEQDSATIEWGDTINNPKLLENDKLMKFHIVGANPPFSLDKWGADTAASDQFNRFHRGVPPKSKGDYAFISHMIETTYEDVGKVGVIVPHGVLFRSSSEGQIRKKLIDENLLEAVIGLPANLFFGTGIPAAILIFNRGKGANKDILFIDASREFENGKNQNKLREIDIEHIVTALKEFKTATPLTTEKGAIIEDKYSYRATMADIIENDYNLNIPRYVDTFEEEEEVDIKATHTNITELKKQLTEVENQMENYLKELNFI; encoded by the coding sequence ATGGCAGAGAATAAAATTACTCAAAAGGAAATCAATAATATTGTTTGGAAAGCTTGTGATACTTTACGCCCAGTAATGGGAAGTGAACAATACAAGGATTATATATTGACACTATTATTTATAAAATACCTGTCTGATGTTTGGAAAGACAAAGTTGAACAATACCGCATTAAGTACCCCGACAATGAAGAAATGGTAAAACGCCAACTACAGAGAGAGCGTTTTATATTGCCGGAAATAAGCAATTTTGATTACTTATTCCAAAATCGAAACGAACCTAACATTGGAGAAATTATCGATATCGGTTTAACAGCTTTAGAGGATGCTAACCGTTCCAAATTAGCAATGGTTTTCCGTAGTATTTCTTTCAATTCTGAAACGGTTTTTGGTCAAACCAAACAGCGTAATGCTATTATGAAAAACTTATTGGTTGATTTTTCAGAACTGGATTTACAACCATCACACTTAAAAAACAATGACGTCATTGGAGATAGTTATGAATTTTTAATCTCAAAATTTGCTGGAGAAAGTGGTAAAAAATCCGGAGAGTTTTACACGCCAAGCGAAGTCAGTACACTATTGGCAAAACTACTGGATCCACAGCCCGGTAACAGAATGTGTGATCCCACCGCAGGGTCGGGCTCTCTGTTGATTAAAATGGCCGATGAAATTGAGGGTAAAAACTATTCTCTTTATGGACAAGAAAACAACGGCAGTACTTGGGCATTATGCCGTATGAATATGTTTTTGCACGAACAAGACAGTGCTACTATAGAATGGGGCGATACTATCAATAATCCAAAGCTATTGGAAAATGACAAATTGATGAAATTCCATATTGTGGGAGCAAATCCCCCATTTTCACTTGACAAATGGGGAGCGGATACAGCCGCTTCCGACCAGTTTAATCGTTTCCATAGAGGTGTTCCTCCAAAGAGCAAAGGAGATTATGCTTTTATCAGTCACATGATAGAAACTACCTATGAAGATGTGGGTAAAGTGGGAGTAATTGTACCACACGGCGTATTGTTTCGTAGCAGTAGCGAGGGGCAAATTCGTAAAAAACTAATTGACGAAAATTTATTAGAAGCTGTTATTGGTTTGCCTGCCAATCTCTTTTTTGGCACAGGAATTCCTGCTGCTATATTAATTTTCAATAGAGGAAAAGGAGCTAATAAAGACATTTTGTTTATTGATGCCAGTCGTGAATTCGAGAATGGGAAAAATCAAAATAAGTTAAGAGAAATTGACATCGAGCATATTGTAACAGCATTGAAAGAGTTTAAAACTGCTACGCCACTAACGACCGAAAAAGGGGCTATTATTGAAGACAAATACAGCTATCGTGCAACAATGGCTGACATTATAGAAAACGATTACAACCTTAATATCCCTCGTTATGTAGATACTTTTGAAGAAGAGGAAGAAGTAGATATTAAAGCCACGCATACCAATATTACCGAACTTAAAAAACAACTAACCGAAGTAGAAAACCAAATGGAAAACTACTTGAAGGAACTAAACTTTATATAA
- a CDS encoding SAVED domain-containing protein, translating into MSVTSITDKNKYLLWVKSGGRCQYRGCNCSLTQDILTKRNFNQSYIAHIVADVPGGPRGDAVRSPLLKDDITNLMLLCDTHHRLIDRADVAGHPETLLVKMKKEHEARIENATAIAPNMQSHILTYKANVGQFTPEMSYQTVSQFLKPTYYPAMADTIDLSLSNSIQRDRDTAFWTTEVANLEAQFDRKLFQNYAKGEIKHLSVFAFAPIPLLVKLGTLINDIYTCQINQKVRNPDTWNLDDDTAEVKYTLIEPEKKHKTVALNISLSATITNDRITQVLGEDCDVFTFTIDNPFNDYLKSKKHLEDFSIAIRKLFNLIKAKYDAQTPIHIFPAMPIAKAVEMGRVWMPKADMPLYLYDQNTANGGFTKVIEIVNS; encoded by the coding sequence ATGAGCGTAACAAGTATAACAGATAAAAATAAATATTTACTTTGGGTAAAATCGGGCGGAAGATGTCAATATAGGGGATGCAATTGTTCTTTGACACAAGATATTTTAACCAAACGAAATTTCAATCAGTCATACATTGCTCATATTGTAGCTGATGTTCCTGGTGGTCCAAGAGGCGATGCCGTTCGTTCTCCTTTACTAAAAGACGATATTACTAATTTAATGTTGCTTTGCGATACCCATCATAGATTAATTGATAGAGCTGATGTAGCAGGTCATCCGGAAACATTGCTTGTGAAAATGAAAAAAGAACACGAAGCCCGCATTGAGAATGCTACTGCAATTGCTCCAAATATGCAAAGTCATATACTTACATATAAAGCCAACGTAGGGCAATTTACACCAGAAATGAGCTACCAAACAGTAAGTCAATTCCTTAAGCCAACATATTATCCAGCTATGGCGGACACTATTGACTTAAGTTTATCCAATAGTATACAAAGAGATAGAGACACTGCATTTTGGACAACAGAAGTAGCAAATTTAGAAGCACAATTCGATAGAAAATTATTCCAGAATTATGCAAAAGGAGAAATCAAGCATCTATCAGTTTTTGCTTTTGCTCCAATTCCATTATTAGTGAAATTAGGTACATTGATTAATGATATTTACACCTGTCAAATTAACCAAAAAGTACGTAATCCAGATACTTGGAATTTAGACGATGATACTGCAGAGGTTAAATACACACTAATTGAACCTGAGAAAAAACATAAAACAGTAGCTTTAAATATTTCTTTAAGTGCTACTATTACTAATGATAGAATTACTCAAGTATTAGGCGAGGATTGCGATGTTTTTACATTTACGATAGATAATCCATTCAATGATTATTTAAAAAGTAAAAAACATTTAGAAGATTTTAGTATTGCAATTAGGAAATTATTTAATCTCATAAAAGCTAAATATGATGCACAGACTCCAATCCATATTTTCCCTGCTATGCCTATTGCCAAAGCAGTAGAAATGGGTAGAGTTTGGATGCCAAAAGCTGATATGCCTTTATATCTTTATGATCAAAACACAGCTAATGGTGGATTTACAAAAGTGATAGAAATAGTAAATAGTTAA
- a CDS encoding YhcG family protein gives MSNIQNPEFGNIVKLIQETQGRVRQYTNTALVTLYFDIGKTVSQKVAQSTWGQGTVQQLADYIQTEMPTLKSFNRRGLYRMKQFYETYCPGSEFDVVFQNIASLNTENKNNKNVSAPPTHLSFEFVSTALTQLQKTQNEKVSPVATQLENDDNNEKTIVSALQTQLSWSVHLEILSACKLPEEKLFYLIMASKEKWGKLEVRRQIDSGYFERYALSNKKVSPLATQLPAKINEHLRDIYSLEFLELGDDFSERDLQKSIVKNLKKFILEIGNNFSFVGEEYRVQVANRDYEVDLLFYHRSLQCLVAFELKITDFKPEYLGKMNFYLEALDRDHKQPHENPSIGIILCKSKDDEIVEIAMSRSLSPTKVAEYTTKLIDKKLLQAKLHELGELYNQSKNIDS, from the coding sequence ATGAGCAACATTCAAAATCCAGAATTTGGCAATATTGTAAAACTAATACAAGAAACACAAGGCAGAGTAAGACAATATACCAACACTGCTTTGGTAACATTATACTTTGATATTGGTAAAACAGTTAGCCAAAAAGTGGCACAAAGCACTTGGGGACAAGGTACTGTGCAACAATTAGCGGATTACATTCAAACCGAAATGCCTACATTAAAATCATTTAATCGTAGGGGTTTATACCGTATGAAACAGTTTTACGAAACCTATTGTCCAGGATCGGAATTTGATGTTGTATTTCAAAATATTGCTAGTCTAAATACTGAAAATAAAAATAATAAAAATGTATCAGCACCTCCGACACATTTAAGTTTTGAATTTGTGTCAACTGCGTTGACACAATTGCAAAAAACACAAAATGAAAAAGTGTCACCAGTGGCGACACAATTAGAAAATGACGATAATAACGAAAAAACAATTGTCTCTGCATTGCAGACACAATTAAGTTGGTCAGTTCACTTGGAGATTTTATCAGCTTGTAAGTTACCCGAAGAGAAACTATTTTATTTGATTATGGCTTCGAAAGAGAAATGGGGCAAATTAGAAGTCAGAAGACAAATCGATAGTGGTTATTTTGAACGCTATGCTTTAAGCAATAAAAAAGTGTCGCCACTGGCGACACAATTACCAGCCAAGATAAACGAGCACTTAAGAGACATTTATTCATTAGAGTTTTTAGAATTAGGTGATGATTTCAGTGAAAGAGATTTACAAAAATCAATAGTAAAAAACCTAAAGAAATTTATTTTAGAAATTGGAAATAATTTTTCTTTTGTTGGCGAAGAATACAGAGTACAAGTAGCTAATAGAGATTATGAAGTAGATTTATTATTCTATCACAGATCATTACAATGTTTGGTGGCTTTTGAACTAAAAATTACCGATTTCAAACCCGAGTATTTAGGTAAAATGAACTTCTATTTAGAAGCACTCGACAGGGATCATAAACAGCCACACGAAAATCCAAGCATCGGAATAATACTTTGTAAAAGTAAAGACGATGAGATTGTAGAAATTGCAATGAGCCGTTCACTATCACCAACAAAAGTAGCAGAGTACACCACCAAATTAATTGATAAAAAATTACTTCAAGCCAAATTACACGAATTGGGAGAATTGTACAATCAATCAAAAAACATAGATTCATAA
- a CDS encoding nucleotidyltransferase produces the protein MLTIQQKTEFSEILDELGETLDITESQFNAAVTSYNAVGNWLCNDDSKLKPYSPSVKPQGSFLIGTTIQPYTDGQDIDIDLVCELTGKNPRWTQKDLKDIVKEQLESHKKYESILDEEGRRCWTLKYRENSINNDQYHMDILPAVIANGYNVVLTKFFSESRNINFDSLAIRITDKELLNYEVATDPDHWLQSNPFGYAKWFIDRAETSNLKLFSLNESIQPVPKFQKRRLPLQRVVQILKRHRDMMFKDDKEKPISVIITTLAAYAYEGQTNVLDALVGVIDRMHLFVENKLDQDTGEPYRFVGNPVNISENFADRWRDTPAKERKFNDWLKKVKFDINNSAQQNGQHNIIRTLSESFGDNAVKKTFSNIGNRKQLLTEQGNNRFDAAVGLSSAGASAIKPHKFYGTEK, from the coding sequence ATGCTAACAATACAACAAAAAACAGAATTCAGTGAAATATTAGATGAATTAGGAGAAACTCTGGACATAACAGAAAGTCAATTTAATGCAGCTGTAACCAGTTATAATGCAGTTGGAAATTGGCTTTGTAATGATGATTCCAAATTGAAACCTTATAGTCCAAGTGTAAAACCACAAGGTTCATTTTTAATTGGCACGACTATTCAGCCTTATACAGATGGTCAGGATATTGATATTGATTTAGTATGTGAATTAACAGGTAAAAATCCTAGATGGACACAAAAAGACTTAAAGGATATTGTCAAGGAACAATTAGAATCTCATAAAAAATATGAATCAATTCTTGATGAAGAAGGAAGAAGATGTTGGACTTTAAAATACAGAGAAAACTCTATAAATAATGACCAGTACCATATGGATATTCTTCCAGCTGTTATTGCTAATGGCTACAATGTAGTATTGACCAAATTTTTTTCAGAATCTAGAAACATTAATTTTGATAGTTTAGCAATTCGAATAACAGATAAAGAATTATTAAACTATGAAGTGGCAACTGATCCTGATCATTGGTTACAAAGTAATCCTTTTGGTTATGCAAAATGGTTTATTGACAGAGCAGAAACCAGTAATCTCAAACTTTTCTCTTTAAACGAATCTATTCAACCTGTACCTAAATTCCAAAAGAGAAGATTGCCTTTACAAAGAGTGGTTCAAATTTTAAAACGCCATAGAGATATGATGTTTAAAGATGACAAAGAAAAACCTATTTCTGTAATTATTACCACTTTAGCAGCTTATGCCTATGAAGGACAAACTAATGTCCTTGATGCCTTAGTTGGAGTAATAGATAGAATGCACTTATTTGTTGAAAATAAGCTTGACCAAGATACTGGAGAACCATATAGATTTGTAGGCAATCCTGTAAATATATCTGAAAATTTTGCTGACCGTTGGAGAGATACTCCAGCCAAAGAAAGAAAATTTAATGATTGGTTGAAAAAGGTGAAATTTGATATTAATAATTCTGCTCAACAAAATGGGCAGCATAATATTATTAGAACTCTTTCAGAATCATTTGGAGATAATGCCGTAAAAAAAACATTCAGCAATATTGGAAATCGTAAACAATTATTAACTGAACAAGGAAATAATCGTTTCGATGCAGCAGTAGGCTTATCATCAGCTGGAGCAAGCGCAATTAAACCTCACAAATTTTATGGGACTGAAAAATAA
- a CDS encoding DUF1883 domain-containing protein codes for MNFNVYDLGNLKAGERVQVTLQGSAANVRLMDSSNYSNYKNGRRHTYYGGLITKSPVVLGVKNSGHWYVTVDMQGLRGTVRSSVKVLPSALPTYREPSLATVPSLIHKEEHNPYDSVEDEKKYDVFISHASEDKEEVVRPLVHALQKEGLTVWYDEFEMKIGDSLRRKIDKGLVNSKFGIVVLSKDFIKKGWTNYELDGIISKAVTGEQVVLPIWHNITKKEVIDFSPSLSDKVARNTSAYTVEEIATEIAELIISSN; via the coding sequence ATGAATTTTAATGTATATGATTTAGGGAATTTAAAAGCTGGCGAAAGAGTTCAGGTAACTTTACAAGGTAGTGCAGCTAACGTTAGACTAATGGATAGTTCTAATTACAGTAATTATAAAAACGGAAGGAGACATACTTATTATGGAGGTTTAATTACTAAGTCTCCAGTAGTTTTAGGTGTTAAAAATTCAGGACATTGGTATGTTACTGTTGATATGCAGGGGTTGCGTGGCACCGTAAGGTCTTCTGTAAAAGTATTACCATCTGCTTTGCCAACATATAGAGAACCATCACTTGCAACAGTACCTTCGTTAATTCATAAAGAAGAGCATAATCCATATGATTCTGTTGAGGATGAAAAAAAATATGATGTTTTTATTTCTCACGCTTCAGAAGATAAGGAAGAGGTTGTCAGGCCTCTTGTTCATGCACTACAAAAAGAAGGTTTGACAGTTTGGTATGATGAATTTGAAATGAAAATTGGCGATAGCTTAAGAAGAAAAATTGACAAAGGATTGGTAAATAGCAAATTCGGTATTGTGGTTTTATCGAAAGATTTTATCAAAAAAGGTTGGACAAATTATGAGTTAGATGGTATTATTTCTAAAGCTGTCACAGGCGAACAAGTCGTTTTGCCTATTTGGCACAATATTACTAAAAAAGAAGTAATTGATTTTTCTCCATCACTTTCAGATAAAGTAGCAAGAAACACTTCCGCTTATACTGTAGAAGAAATTGCAACAGAAATAGCTGAATTAATTATTTCTAGTAACTAA